aatcATTCCCTTCTGACTAATTGGATGTCAGTACTGTTACCCACTTCTTAGTTTTTATGTACTTGTGGAAATGCTaagattttctcttttgttttctcttttaatataaTCATTTACTTCAGTCGACTAAGGAATATTGCTGTCGTATACCTCTTCCCTTCATAAGTGTTGCCTTAAATGTGAGAAGCCTCACCATTCAAATAAGAAATTGGAAGAACATAATTTCTCCAAACTGTCTGCACCATCCATCCATACGCAGCTGGAGTGCAATTTATATTGAGATCACGATTGGTTCGGCTTTTCTTTAGTGTAAAGTTagatatttgtattttaaatagaTCATCCATTTTGTGAAACAACTTTGCGGGTTGCCTGTGAATCTGTGACTTGCTCTTCTCCTTGGATATGGGTTAGATTGGTAGGGTCACAGGGTTAAAAGGTTGTTTTATAATGATGCATGGAGATTTTTCTTTGCCTTTGGTTTGAACTGATCTGTAGACTGTAGAAAGGGTTTTGAGTTCAAGGAGTTTGGATTTGGCTTGTCTCAGCTTTTTAGTACAACTCATTGTCCAAATACTTCGACAATTCAAGAGCCTTCTTGTGATCTTCTTTTCGGTTATGGTGGATTTCTTAGCTTCCCCTCCCCTTTTGTCAAAGGGATAAATTGTTTTGTGCATAATGATTCAGAACagtgttttggttttttttccaaatgatCTATTTTGGCTGTTAAGTTGCATATATCAATTTGAAATCAAGCATGAGTTATATggttatttcatttttttaatcacaATACATTCAGTGGAACTATGATTACAAGTTTCAATCATCACATGACCAGTTATATGGCTAGTTCATAAACTAGTTTTAAGTTGATTTCAGTAGATCTATGTAAACCATGATGTTATTTGATATCCATCTGGGTAGACTGTTGCCTAGTATTCATGTGTTGAAGCAAGGTATTGATTCCACAATCCCAGATGATGGAAAATTGCAAGTTTTTTGAGGTCAGTAAACGTATTGTTGCGAAAGTTTCTTGACTTGTGGGTGGGAGGATgcatcatttttttagttgctcttgtttttgttgatgtCTTCAGCATTGTTTTTGTGACCATAATAGTAGCAAAAGTAGTATGTTGACTTCTTAAAATTGTTTGGCATCACAGAACCGTTTGATCTGGGTATAGTTAGAACAATTGTAATTGACATTGTAGTTTCTAAAGATTATCCTTCCATCTCGAAAACTTAACATACTATGTGTGTGCAGCAAGAACTTGTATTAATGATGAAAGTCAAGATGCATTCTTTAACAAGAATCGAATTGGCTTAATATACTATCGCTAACTAATTTCTGTTTCCAGGTCATGATATTGTTGCAACATTTAATGTTGAGAGATCGGTGTCTTTGCTGGAAGACAATTTTGATCAACTCCGAACCGACATTTTTGAAGAGTTCCCTATACCTTCTATCAAAGTATGTACtctttttcattctcattGATTGTGCACTCTATATGCTTAACACATATTGATTCAATGCTCTTTCAAATCAGGTGAATATACTGTCTCTAGAACCGTTGTCTGGATCAAACCGTACAAAAGTTGTTTTCAGCCTCGATCCAGATACTGATGATTCGGAAATCTCGTCAACGTATCTAAGTTTAATCAGGTCAATCATTACAAGTCTAGTAACAAATCAGTTCCTCAGCATTACCAAATCCACATTCGGGGAGGCCTATTCGTTTGAAGTGCTGAAATTCCCCGGAGGAATAACGATAATCCCGCCACAGAGTGCATTTCTTTTGCAAAAAGTGCAAATTCTTTTCAACTTTACATTGAACTTCTCTATTCATCAGATTCAAGTACATTTCAGCGAACTGACCAGCCAACTGGAGGCGGGATTAAGACTAGCTCCATATGAGGTTTTGTGTCTCTCTATCTGctcatttcatttttgatGCTTTGATTTGATTGGATGAATTTAGGTTTCCTATgaataatgtttttgtttttcattttctaactttaaaaataagattgtTAGCAATCAAGACCTTAATTTGTCTCTCACGAGTATACTAGCtaccaaaattgtttttattgtttttttctgtAAAAAGAAGTTGTATTTCTtgaacttattattattactttctgAGTTTCAATGGAGTTGTGCTTTGATATTTGAATTACTTTGCACTTATGTTGTAAAATCTAGCAAATGCTTGAGTTTGATCTTTGGTGGTTATTAGTTGTTTTGTGCTAAATGcagattttatatattaaactttGGAATGCGGAAGGTTCAACCGTGACAGATCCTACAATTGTCCAGACGTCTGTACTTCTTGAAGTTGGAAATACTCCGTCGATGCGACGGCTGAAGCAGCTAGCTCAAACAATCTCAGGTTCTAATTCTAGCAACCTCGGCCTGAATAATACGGAGTTTGGTAAGGTGAAACAAGTTCGCCTTTCTTCTATTCTTAAACACTCCCTCAATGGCAGTGATGGGAATGGCCCCGTAAGGTCACCTTCTCCTGCTCCTACACCCCAGCCCCATAACCAACATCATCCTCCAactcaccaccaccaccaccatcacACCCCTCTAACCCCTGCAATTTCACCTGCTCCTGCAACCGAGAAGGGTGCACCAGAATATGGTTCGCCTGCCCCTGAAAGAAATGCAGCATCACCTAAGAGAAGTTATACGGCTAAGCCGCCTGGTTGTCAATATAGATACAAGAGGAAGTCTGGTAGGAAAGAAGGAAAGCAATCTCATTTAACCCCGCTTGCGTCACCCAATATATCTCCTGATCATTCTGCTGCATCGCCATCACCACAACATCAAATCAACCCACCAGCAGCACCCGTCTCACCAGCTCCGGCATTAACTCCATTGCCAAACGTCATTTACGCTCATGTTCAACCACCTTCCAAAAGCGACTCCAATCACCCCGCAAATCCATCAATTGCACCATCTCCATGTGAGTAACAAATTGATTCTGGTAGGAAACTAACTGAACAATCTTTTAACTACAAAAGTCCCATATATTTCATTGAACAATCCCAAACTCTCCATTGTAGAAAACCTTTTCGATTGACTCTTTGATTTTGCAGCTGGCGCAGATCGTTGTCATATGATCACTCAATGGGGATTCACACTGTTTCTTATTCTCGCATGCCATAtgtaacataaaaaagaagactACCGGTTTTCTGATGAACATGTGTCGACGCGAGAAATGCGAAggttattataaaaatgataagtGGAGGAGTTTCTTTAAAAGTGTAAGCAGAGTAGAGGAAAGCAAAGCAAAAGAGGCATTGCTTGATGAAAgatgttcttttttaagtGTGTAAATGTAAATATCATCTGATTAAGAAACTTGTTGCTGATGCAGTTTCAGGTCAAAGTTCACAGAGGTGGCAGGCCTTTAGAAACTTGCATATTTTCCCACTGTTTTTGTGTATTATTATGATCTTCTTCTCCATAAAATGTAAGGAGatagagaaggaagaaaaagtgaaaaaaaaaaaaaaaaaaggaaggaaaacaGAGCCAAAtgcataacttttttcttttaccattgTGTCTTTTCCCATAACTTTTTGTTCTGAACTCTGTTCTAGGCTTTTTGTACTCAAAATGGCCTTACTCTTGTATTGCTCAAAACTGAAgcttgtatgtatatatatgaacacaTAACACTTAATCCCTCCACTTGAATTGAATGCAACAACTGTAGTAGTTTTCGGATTGAGATCATTGTATTTACATGGTTGTAGGATTTAGAATTTGTTGATCAATATCTGTAACACTGCATTAGGGATAAAAGATGGTCAAAATTGGTTTCAGATATGcttttcaatttgatattgttttgAAGAATATATTCTTTTGGTCAATTTACTTcacttaaaatatatttccttTAGATGTAAGAATGGTTactgataattaaattattccttaataaaatatcaatttatatccTAATCTAAATAACTCATGTGCAATcgattttatcaatttatatctCTAAATAAGTTAACTGTAATCAATATGTTCCTGATATTTCATGCCCACTGGCATcatcagtttttattttgaactttttttcaataaattcaaacatagtttcttttttgacacaaatattaaattgaaagttattgttattattctttttatataatttgtctTGTATTGGTCACtctatttcaaaataagcttaattttacAGTAATTGATATGGTAGATTTGTATCCATATACATACCAAACACCATCCTTTTACGAAAAGcttaaataatagaatattaaagataataaaaggTTACAAGTCAAATCACAAAACTTTCTAACAAAAATAGAATCTAAACTCTATAAATGTTTAAACGTTGATTACATTGTTCTACACTCTTGTACACTACTTGTCATGtcaatttacttttattatataaaagtgAAATAGATTAAGACTATGGTATTTAGTCTACTGCATCGATGTAATAAACCTAGAGTAAGTAGATTGGAATTAGTAGGTAAAGTTATAAACTTCCGATATTGCAAAAAATAcattaagagagaaaaataaagttgcTCGATAAACTTTAATATTGTTTCGAGTTGAGTTGATGGACCTAACTATTCCTATTCCTAATTAAGTAACtatgtatattaattataatcgTAGAAGTAGGTGGTTTAACATGTCACCCACACATTTGAAATTAACCAATCtaagttatctttttttttttcctatccATAAATCACCCAACAAGATAAGGTATGAgaataaagtaaatttaatagtaatgttttcatttgataaaataaagacaaaacAAGAGAAAGGGCAAGTTTTGtaatatagcaaatttgagCATTGAGAAATGTGGTTTTTAAATGCAATCCCTAACTTTAAGCTACTTTATTTAATATGGGGAAAGCAAGTTGCACGTGAAAGTGATCACACAAAGTTTGGAGCCATTTTTAGCCTTTGACTTCCTCATGAAAATTGTGGGCAGAGgtgaaatttcaattaatcatATACGTCTATGTATGTCTATGTATCTCGggtttgaattaaattttcatattacaatgttttcgtttagatttattgagatttgaaatttaaaattgaagttcaaCTTTGAGATTTGTGTTATTACTTAACAGAAGGTTCaagtttgttaattatttcgAGTATAAGTTAGGTCATATTTGATAGAGATATCCTAACCAATATACATGCTATTCCATGTTACTTTCAACATGAACATAAATTAATAGGTTAATTTAACGTACATAGGCTCGTACttgaatcttttattttatatagatgaatttgaaaaaaaaaagacacatTTTATCgtctattttataataaatttaaaataataatatattattttttctctctatttgtGGTATGTTGGTGAGTTAGAAAGCAACCTAAGagtattattaaattttaggttaGCTAAAACGAAAATAACTCAACTCACACATCTATAGATTTACGACTCAATCATCtatagtttgaaatttgaatgtttagtttcaattttggCCAAACTAGAAAGAATAAGTGGGAGCTGGATGATTTTACCAACATCAGACGACATCAACTTTGAAACTTTTTCATAGAGTTCAAAATGAACCATAAGAATCGAAGATTCTTTATGATTAAAAGTTGACTcatattgaatattttgttcttattttagaagaaatttgtATAAATCCCCATGAAAATCATCAAAGGTAAGATATTTTACAACTTAGATCATTCCAtgtgcttttaaattttgatgcTTTCGTTCTCCTCCACATGGGTCCGAAGATTTTCCGGGAAAATTTCGTGGGGAAAAGTTTCTCAGAACTGTCCAAATGAATTTGTATAACAAGAACAGAAAGATTTCAATTCTACGGTCACTATTCACTTTTTCATTGAACGCCAAAATACAACTCGTTCGAACCTCTCTCTACTACTACAAGACATTCATCACCAAAATATCAAGCAACCCCATCAATCCCTCTCTTACTTTATATCTTCGAGAACGTGGTGATTACTGATTTCCCACTTCCCTACTATATTCTACACCAGCAAGGGAGATTCTCCTTACTGCATTTTCCAACCGAACGAATTCATCTCTTCAATTTCGTTCTTCCTATTTGGTGagtgaaatattttttatgggTGTAGCttaatttctttgaaattcGATTGTGAAGTTGTATCTCGTTTGGTTTGCCTAGTTCATGTTTCCTTCTTGTTTTGAGTTTCAATCTGGAGAATTAAGCAATTTGCATCTAGCTGAAATGTGAGTgcatttatttgtgttttgcTGTGTAGAAAACTTGTTCTGGGTCTGTTTCAATTCTGAATAAGATGGTGAATTTGGGATTGTTTTCTGGAGCCAAACGTGCTAAGTCGGTGAATGTGAGATTCAAATTGCCATACTATACTCATTGGGGTCAAAGCTTGGTAGTTTGTGGCTCTGACTCCTTGGTTGGTTCGTGGAATGTGAAGAAGGGGTTGTTACTGAGTCCTGTTCACCAAGGAGATCAGCTTATATGGTGTGGAAGTATTGCGGTGTCTGATGGATTTGAATGTGAGTACAATTATTATGTTGTTGATGACAATAGAAACGTCTTGAGATGGGAGAAGGGAAACAGGAGAAAGGTGTTGTTACCTCAAGGATTACAGGGTGCGGAGGTCATCGAGCTCCGTGATCTTTGGCAGGTGCtctcttttacattatattcaCCAGTGCTTATTCTTCTTACTATCGTTTCAATTTCTTTGACGTTTCAGCTCGTTGAATTCTATAGGAGACTATTGTATGGCTTTgatttaatttggttattgAACATTATGTAAGAATAAACTATGAGATAGtaagaataaataaactaaatagaGGTCGGAACTTTTCACTCAAAGAAGCTTCTATCTTCCaaaaattttccattattatttcaatgaagaaggaaaacaCCCCTGCCTGACACAAAATCATCTCCTTTGCGAATAAATTAACCGATGGCTCCACCTCCTAGCCTCTATTGAGTTGCAACCATGTGATACTGTGCTTCCTCTGATAATAGTGGTTAGGGGTTTCACCCTGTCAATGCTACATTACAAGTTAAGTataaaacttcattttcttagAAAAGTTCACCTTTCATATCCTCAACTAGGATGAATGGCACTTAGAGATGACGCAACAACAGTGGAGCTGTTATGTGGTGCTTGTATAAAAAAGAGTCATCAGGAATAGAGATTTCACATATTTCTATCTATTTGAGCAACGTCCTAAGCAGAacaagaaaagggaaaagacCAGTTGATTTTCTCTATCATTAAGGTTTCTTGTAAAAGtcaatttcaaattccaaGAGATAAAAGAGCATGAGTCATGACATTGATGAAATGGAGGAAgtttctaattattgtaatgaCAAGGGAATCTGAGAGTCAGAGTAGGCCCCAATCTTCTGCAAAAAATGGATATTTTTCTCACTAGCCGAAGCAAAGGAGAACTTAATGAAGAACTGATTGATGGCTGTTCGTGGACTACACTTTGAGGGTCAGAGGGAACCTAACAAGCATCCTAGTTGTTAAAGAAAACCTTGACCTACAAGCGAAAATCTTATACTGAAGGCAAAACACTCCCATGACTCTCTATCAACCACTTGTCTAGCAGGATCTGATTCTTATGGACCAAAGTATCTACACTGAACCCACCTTCGGTTGTTTATTGTAGCATGGTTTAGTACCAAATTTCCAATGAAGTTGATTTTAGGTAAGATGAGAGTCTGTTTGCCTTGGTGACTGAGAATTGTAACTTGGGGAATTGGGAATTGGAGTTACATTTCAACCTAGgcagttatttatttatttatttttggtaaaatttccattttttattaaaaagattcATTCATTTTGACTTGTCATTAACGTTCTATATAAAACTTGTTTCGGGAAATGTTTCATGCCAATGAGATGATTATTAATTATGCTTGGATTTgtgcatttattttttacatttcaaagACTTTGCAATACGTTGCCTTTCAGTTTTCTTCTGGTTActcttgtaattttttttctgaaaattttgtacATATTGGTATTTAATAGATGAATTTTGGTCTCTGGAATCTACGAGCATTAGCCTGATTTTAAAGATCTCATCTATTCTTCTCTTTGATACATCAACTCAGACTGGTGGAGATGCGATTCCTTTCAAGAGTGCCTTTAAAGATGTCATCTTTGGAAGAAGTTCAACTTTGAGCATAGAAAGACCACTAGGAAATTTCGTTCATAGTTTGGATGAAGATGgtaagtttaatattttctttgttatttcgTGAATATCCTTCTTTAACATAATATGATTACTTCTGGGTAATCTTATCTTAACCAAGTTGTCGTTTTTTTTACTTGACTGAAGCAGACTCTGTTCTTgtccatttcaaaatttgctGTCCAAATATAGAAGAAGATACAacagtaaatatatatttctctaCCCTGCTTTATTTCTTATCTGCAATTAGTTACTTCACACTGACTGGCGTTCAATTTCAATTCTAGTTataatttgtgaaattttacTAGTGCAGATCTATGTCATTGGTAGTTCTTCGAAATTAGGACAGTGGAAGGTACAGAATGGAATTAAACTTAGCCATGCGGGTGACTCAATCTGGCATGGAGACTGCATCTTACAATTCAGCGATTTCCCCTTAAAATATCCTTTtctgttgttttcttttacaattgGAACAATTTcctatgtttatgtttattcctttctttccccTACCTATTCCTTAATAACAATTTCACGTACAAGTATTGTAAATATGGAAAAGCAGGAGTTATTTCTTCAGAATTTGGGCAAAACCGGGACCTTCTCCTTGATGCTTCAAATTTTCCACCAAGATATATTTTACTTTCAGATGGCATGTTGCGAGTAAGCTATTGTGAAGAAATTTCTTCTGAAGAATACTAGttagttttttagaaaattagttCACAAATTTCTTGTACTCAGGATCTTCCTTGGCGTGGTTCTGGTGTTGCAATCCCCATGTTCTCTGTTAGATCAGACGATGATCTTGGAGTTGGCGAGTTTCTTGACTTGAAATTACTTGTTGACTGGGCTGTGGAGTCTGGTCTCCATTTAGTTCAACTTCTACCTGTTAATGATACATCCGTCCATGGAATGTGGTGGGACTCGTATCCTTACAGGTAGGATGCAGTTTAAATGCTGGATCTGAGGTGCACTCGTCCAATTTTCACTATTTTACTTGTGATAGTGAATAGATTGAAAAGCATATGTTGTTGCACTtcagttttcattttcttcacagCATCTGGATTGTTTTTAACATTTACCGATAGAAATGTatggtttttcaattttcttagaGACTGAAGAATGAGACTAGTTTTCCATTGTTACCCTCTGATAGACCCCTATCATATTACAATATAGTAGAAGGGGCAAGAAGAGTGTGGCACATGTGAAAGGAGATGGAAGTTCAGAGGTTGTTATTAGTTAGTTATTTTCATCATGTTGGGAGAATATAAATAGTATTTTCTGGAGAAATAGAGGTAGGTATTTTATGAGGAGTTAGTTCGGCTCTGTTTCATCCTTGCAAGATTGGATAACAGGAGTGAGTTACTTTCTTTACTTACATTGCACAGAGGAATTATTCCTAAGAGAGATCAATAAAGTTTTACATTGAAATCCAAATATCAGATCTCATCATATTGGTATTAGAGCACGTTCATTCTGGGAAGACGTCCGAAATGGTTTAGACGCGTATTGGGGAACGATTGGAGAACGACGAAGGGAGTAGTAAACGCAGTAAGTTCAAGAAGGTCGAGATGACTATCTTCAATGGAGAAGATCGGACTCATGGCTTTTTCGTGCGGAcaagtattttcaaattcacaaACTCATTGactctaaaaaattaatagtatCGACTATTAGCTTTGAAGGCCCGGCGTTGAATTGGTACCACACTCAAGAGGAACGTGAGAAATTTGTCAATTGGTCGATTCTTAAAGAGAGGTCGTTAGTCCGGTTTCGATTGATCCGAGAGGGATCAATTTGCGCCCGATCTTTACGAATTAAACAAGAGACTACAGCGGACGagtatcaaaatttattcgaTAAGTTGGTGGCGCCGTTATCAGATTTACAGGAGAAAGTTGTCGAGGAAACATTTATGGGAGGTTTACTTCCATGGATCAAGGCCGAGGTGGAGTTTTGTGAGCCAGTCGGTTTAGTGCAAATGATGAGAATAGCACAAAAGGTGGAGAATCGGGATATTATAAGGGGAGAGGCCAAATTGCCCGGATATTCGGGAGGAAAATACCAATCCTACCCTGCTGTGACCAACAAATCTAATACATTGACGACCGCGAATGACAACAAGAGTAGTATGAATATTCCCTATGAGAACTATAACACTAAGGGGAGCAACGGCCGACGAAAATTGAAAGGAAGGAAATTCGAAGAGACTATCTGAAGTGAAATTCCAAGCAAGGAAGGAGAAAGGCTCGTGTTTCCAATGAGAAGTACTCAGGAGATCACAAATGTAAGGCGAAAGAGCAAAGGGAACTCAAAATGTTTGTGGTACATGCAGAGAATGAGgaatttgaaatgataaaagaagttgaagttgaGAAGAAGGAATTGAATGTACCGGAGCTAATTGAAGAAGACGACCTGTGTATTGAACTGTCCTTGAATTCCATGGTAGGATTGACGAATCCAGGAACCATGAAGGTGAGGGGAAAAATACAAAGTAGAGACATGGTAGTGTTGATTGATTGCGGGGCCACTCATAACTTCATATCTGAGAAGTTAGTGAAGGAGTTGATGATTCCAATGACGGATACATCACATTATGAGTTGATCCTTGTATCCGGTTCGACCTTAAAGGGAAAAGGAATCTATGAAGCGTTAGAGGTCTTGTTGGGAGAGTCGACTGCGAAAGAAAATTTCTTACCTATTGAGTCCGGATGTTGTACTCGGAATGTAGTGGTTATACTCCTTAGGAGTAACCGAAGTAGATTAGAAAAATCTATCCATGACTTTTATGCATTAGAGCAAGAAGGTGAACGTTAAGGGAGATCCAAGCCTCACTAAGCTTGGGTGAGTTTGAAGAATATGATTAAATCCTGGAGAAGTAATGATCAGGGGTTCTTGGTTGAATGTAGAGCATTAATAGTGGGGATGACCATGGCTGAATTCTTGGGACTACTTGGGAGTTATATGAGGATATGAGGCAGCGTTTTCCAgattttcaccttgaggacaaggtgaatttggagaaggagagtaatgatagaccaccaatatTTTATCAGTACAGTAGgagaggaaataaaaaataacacgTGAGGGTGAGGCACGTGTGAGTGAAGGGAATGGTagcaatataaataagtttgtaaTGGGTGGGAGAGTTGGTGAGGTTTTGAGTTTCAGAATCTTTTCGGTtattccttgagagagag
This is a stretch of genomic DNA from Cucumis sativus cultivar 9930 chromosome 4, Cucumber_9930_V3, whole genome shotgun sequence. It encodes these proteins:
- the LOC101216010 gene encoding uncharacterized protein LOC101216010 isoform X1, producing MGKNDGEQPLPSAIDSRPSGLVADGRCCCGCVSIRRLIGFRCIFILLLSVALFVSAVFWLPPFLHYADQKDLDLNPSYRGHDIVATFNVERSVSLLEDNFDQLRTDIFEEFPIPSIKVNILSLEPLSGSNRTKVVFSLDPDTDDSEISSTYLSLIRSIITSLVTNQFLSITKSTFGEAYSFEVLKFPGGITIIPPQSAFLLQKVQILFNFTLNFSIHQIQVHFSELTSQLEAGLRLAPYEILYIKLWNAEGSTVTDPTIVQTSVLLEVGNTPSMRRLKQLAQTISGSNSSNLGLNNTEFGKVKQVRLSSILKHSLNGSDGNGPVRSPSPAPTPQPHNQHHPPTHHHHHHHTPLTPAISPAPATEKGAPEYGSPAPERNAASPKRSYTAKPPGCQYRYKRKSGRKEGKQSHLTPLASPNISPDHSAASPSPQHQINPPAAPVSPAPALTPLPNVIYAHVQPPSKSDSNHPANPSIAPSPSGADRCHMITQWGFTLFLILACHM
- the LOC101216010 gene encoding uncharacterized protein LOC101216010 isoform X2; translation: MGKNDGEQPLPSAIDSRPSGLVADGRCCCGCVSIRRLIGFRCIFILLLSVALFVSAVFWLPPFLHYADQKDLDLNPSYRGHDIVATFNVERSVSLLEDNFDQLRTDIFEEFPIPSIKVNILSLEPLSGSNRTKVVFSLDPDTDDSEISSTYLSLIRSIITSLVTNQFLSITKSTFGEAYSFEVLKFPGGITIIPPQSAFLLQKVQILFNFTLNFSIHQIQVHFSELTSQLEAGLRLAPYEILYIKLWNAEGSTVTDPTIVQTSVLLEVGNTPSMRRLKQLAQTISGSNSSNLGLNNTEFGKVKQVRLSSILKHSLNGSDGNGPVRSPSPAPTPQPHNQHHPPTHHHHHHHTPLTPAISPAPATEKGAPEYGSPAPERNAASPKRSYTAKPPGCQYRYKRKSGRKEGKQSHLTPLASPNISPDHSAASPSPQHQINPPAAPVSPAPALTPLPNVIYAHVQPPSKSDSNHPANPSIAPSPCE